The following are encoded together in the Candidatus Equadaptatus faecalis genome:
- the cobO gene encoding cob(I)yrinic acid a,c-diamide adenosyltransferase produces the protein MFGNKGTVQIYTGDGKGKTTAALGLAIRAAGHGARVVIIQFMKGWNGWGELKVLAPLKNVTLIHTGAPKCVRPGAESEWDAGEAEKGMRFAKKYAAPQMCDMLILDEITWAISHGLLKTEDVLKLIDKKPEQLEIVITGRGAPQELIDRADLVSEIKEIKHPFAQGVKERQGIEY, from the coding sequence ATGTTCGGAAACAAAGGCACGGTTCAGATATATACTGGAGACGGAAAGGGCAAAACGACAGCCGCCCTCGGTCTTGCGATACGCGCGGCAGGTCACGGCGCGCGGGTTGTAATCATACAGTTTATGAAAGGTTGGAACGGCTGGGGGGAGCTGAAAGTTCTGGCGCCCCTCAAAAACGTGACGCTCATTCACACTGGCGCCCCGAAATGCGTCCGTCCGGGCGCAGAATCCGAATGGGATGCCGGCGAAGCGGAAAAAGGAATGCGTTTCGCGAAAAAATATGCCGCACCGCAGATGTGCGACATGCTGATACTTGACGAAATCACCTGGGCAATCTCCCACGGGCTGCTGAAAACGGAAGACGTGCTGAAGCTCATAGACAAAAAGCCGGAGCAGCTTGAAATAGTAATCACAGGACGCGGTGCGCCTCAGGAACTCATTGACAGGGCAGACCTCGTCAGCGAAATAAAGGAAATCAAACATCCTTTTGCTCAAGGCGTCAAAGAAAGACAGGGGATTGAATATTAG
- a CDS encoding M48 family metallopeptidase yields the protein MRKLRLLAAICAIFCTAASPASASLTKEQALKVWGDVGQATGLSSLPFSFKENIVPNAWVTSGKSVTVTTSLLEMLETEDELYGVLAHEAGHVKLRHASKTVSRQIGTSILTSVISSLIGGVVSPVANVGVSLASAGYSRQQEIESDDYAVKLAFQNGKNMAGLYTALQKLAQHNKTEPSGFNSHPPDERRLLHVKNMILSLDKNAAIPGEENKEEKEYISQAARYSAAANAVQQELNRQAKYGANRENNAGPPAVDDTAAPLPQNGVNTPAENGAQQNAQ from the coding sequence ATGAGGAAACTTAGACTTCTTGCGGCAATATGCGCAATCTTCTGCACCGCTGCTTCCCCGGCGTCAGCTTCACTGACCAAAGAGCAGGCGCTGAAGGTGTGGGGCGATGTAGGGCAGGCTACGGGACTTTCCTCGCTGCCTTTTTCGTTTAAAGAAAACATTGTGCCTAACGCATGGGTTACCTCCGGCAAATCGGTTACGGTCACTACCAGTCTGCTTGAAATGCTTGAAACGGAAGACGAACTGTACGGCGTTCTTGCGCACGAGGCTGGGCACGTAAAGCTCAGGCACGCAAGCAAAACGGTGAGCAGACAAATAGGAACAAGCATTCTGACGTCCGTAATATCTTCGCTTATCGGCGGAGTGGTTTCGCCTGTCGCAAACGTCGGTGTCAGCCTTGCCTCGGCAGGTTACAGCCGTCAGCAGGAAATTGAATCGGACGATTACGCGGTGAAGCTTGCTTTTCAAAACGGGAAAAACATGGCGGGGCTTTACACCGCGCTGCAGAAGCTTGCCCAGCACAACAAAACGGAACCGAGCGGCTTTAATTCCCATCCGCCGGACGAAAGACGTCTGCTTCACGTCAAAAATATGATACTTTCTCTTGACAAAAACGCCGCAATACCTGGCGAGGAAAACAAGGAAGAAAAGGAATACATCAGTCAGGCGGCGAGATATTCGGCGGCAGCAAACGCTGTTCAGCAGGAACTGAACAGGCAGGCAAAATACGGGGCAAACAGGGAAAACAACGCAGGACCGCCGGCTGTAGACGATACGGCAGCGCCTTTGCCGCAGAACGGCGTTAATACGCCTGCGGAAAACGGCGCACAGCAGAATGCGCAGTAA
- the hypE gene encoding hydrogenase expression/formation protein HypE, with protein sequence MSELITLAHGAGGRKTSELIEKVFKKHFSNPNLTADDAAVLEFPGKKLAFTTDGFIVSPAEFPGGNIGKLSICGTVNDLSCMGAKPLYLSCAFVIEEGFPMETLERIAEAMEKTAAECGVQICAGDTKVAGRGQVDGVFITTTGIGLVDEEARPAGTKAKPGDKIIVTGDIGRHGCTILLARDEYGIEADVTSDCAPLWANVKAMLDVTKDIHVIRDATRGGAGTVLYEIAEQSGVGIRLDAARIPVRDDVKGVCGMLGLEPLYLACEGRLVVFAPAEHAEEIVSALRKVKNSEAAQIIGEVTDELPGRVVMKTEIGTETLLPAPGGELLPRIC encoded by the coding sequence ATGTCAGAGCTTATTACGTTAGCCCACGGCGCGGGCGGGAGAAAAACTTCGGAGCTTATCGAAAAGGTGTTCAAGAAACATTTTTCAAACCCGAACCTGACAGCCGACGATGCCGCCGTGCTTGAATTTCCCGGAAAGAAGCTTGCGTTCACCACGGACGGTTTTATAGTTTCGCCTGCGGAATTTCCGGGCGGAAATATAGGCAAGCTTTCAATCTGCGGCACCGTGAACGACCTTTCCTGCATGGGCGCGAAACCGCTGTATCTTTCCTGCGCTTTCGTAATTGAAGAAGGCTTCCCGATGGAGACGCTGGAACGCATAGCCGAAGCAATGGAAAAAACCGCCGCAGAATGCGGTGTCCAGATTTGCGCCGGAGACACGAAAGTTGCAGGGCGCGGACAGGTTGACGGAGTGTTTATAACGACGACCGGCATAGGGCTTGTTGACGAAGAGGCGCGTCCGGCAGGCACCAAAGCGAAACCGGGTGACAAAATAATTGTAACGGGCGACATTGGCAGACACGGCTGCACGATACTGCTTGCGCGCGACGAATACGGCATAGAAGCAGACGTAACAAGCGACTGCGCGCCGCTTTGGGCAAACGTGAAGGCAATGCTTGACGTAACAAAGGATATTCACGTCATACGCGACGCAACGCGTGGAGGAGCGGGCACCGTGCTGTACGAAATAGCGGAACAAAGCGGTGTCGGAATAAGGCTTGACGCGGCACGGATCCCCGTCCGTGACGACGTAAAAGGCGTTTGCGGAATGCTGGGGCTTGAGCCTCTTTACCTTGCCTGTGAAGGGCGCCTTGTAGTGTTTGCCCCTGCGGAGCACGCAGAAGAAATCGTGTCGGCGCTCAGAAAAGTCAAAAATTCGGAGGCCGCGCAGATAATAGGCGAAGTAACGGACGAGCTTCCGGGCAGAGTCGTAATGAAAACGGAAATAGGCACGGAAACTCTGCTTCCGGCGCCGGGCGGAGAGCTGCTGCCGAGAATTTGTTAG
- the hypD gene encoding hydrogenase formation protein HypD: protein MTDAEKTIREYTGAKIRIMEVCGTHTHEIFRHGIRKLLPENIELITGPGCPVCVTPVDFIDEALWLAERGITVTTFGDLVRVPGSEKNLAAARSTGAKVKIVYSPLDAVAYAAENPCEQVVFLSVGFETTVPAACLAVEHAKKAGLKNFSLLTANKTMPEAYGVLAGSAEAFLYPGHVSVITGTSLYETLKQRGISGVVAGFAAEEIIRAISVIVENFKKGEPFFENCYPNVVKAEGNPAAVRVIERTMTACDSEWRGLGIIPKSGLKLNETYEAFDARLKFEMPEIKGRANPACRCGEVLRGDCRPYDCPLFGKLCNTENPVGACMVSSEGACSAYFKYGIGK from the coding sequence ATGACTGACGCCGAAAAAACGATAAGGGAATATACGGGCGCGAAAATTCGCATAATGGAAGTGTGCGGAACTCACACGCACGAAATTTTCCGTCACGGCATACGGAAGCTGCTGCCCGAAAACATAGAGCTTATAACAGGCCCCGGCTGTCCTGTCTGCGTTACCCCCGTTGATTTTATCGACGAAGCTCTGTGGCTTGCGGAGCGCGGCATTACGGTAACAACCTTCGGAGACCTTGTGCGCGTTCCCGGCAGCGAAAAAAATCTTGCGGCGGCAAGAAGCACCGGAGCTAAGGTTAAAATCGTCTATTCACCGCTGGACGCTGTTGCTTACGCGGCGGAAAACCCGTGCGAACAGGTCGTTTTCCTTTCCGTAGGCTTTGAAACGACAGTTCCTGCCGCCTGTCTTGCCGTCGAACACGCGAAGAAAGCGGGACTGAAAAATTTCTCGCTGCTGACCGCCAACAAAACTATGCCGGAAGCCTACGGAGTTCTTGCAGGCAGCGCCGAAGCGTTTCTCTATCCGGGACACGTCAGCGTAATTACCGGCACCTCTCTTTACGAAACGCTGAAACAGCGCGGAATTTCAGGAGTTGTGGCAGGTTTTGCCGCTGAAGAAATTATCCGCGCAATTTCTGTTATAGTTGAAAATTTCAAAAAGGGAGAGCCGTTTTTTGAAAACTGCTATCCGAACGTTGTCAAAGCGGAAGGAAACCCTGCCGCTGTGCGCGTAATCGAACGCACAATGACCGCGTGCGACTCAGAATGGCGGGGCCTCGGTATAATTCCGAAATCGGGGCTTAAACTGAACGAGACTTACGAAGCCTTTGACGCGCGGCTGAAATTTGAAATGCCTGAAATCAAAGGACGGGCAAATCCCGCCTGCCGCTGCGGAGAAGTGCTGCGCGGAGACTGCAGGCCGTACGACTGCCCGCTGTTCGGAAAACTCTGCAATACGGAAAATCCTGTCGGCGCCTGCATGGTATCAAGCGAAGGCGCCTGCAGCGCGTACTTCAAATACGGAATAGGAAAATAA
- a CDS encoding HypC/HybG/HupF family hydrogenase formation chaperone has product MCVGLPAKVVNIEDGMAVVDATGARRKISVELLDELNPGDYVMIHAGIAIAKIDGEAAEEVK; this is encoded by the coding sequence ATGTGCGTTGGACTTCCTGCAAAGGTTGTGAACATTGAAGACGGAATGGCGGTTGTGGACGCTACGGGCGCCAGAAGAAAAATATCGGTGGAGCTGCTTGACGAGCTGAATCCCGGTGATTACGTAATGATTCATGCCGGAATAGCGATAGCCAAAATAGACGGCGAAGCCGCGGAAGAAGTGAAATAA
- the hypF gene encoding carbamoyltransferase HypF — protein sequence MKRLNIRVFGIVQGVGFRPFVSRAAASAKITGSVCNKGPYVEIFAQGTDEQLERFMYSLKHEAPERSAILKIAAKEIPAEECGSFEIIESGKERGDVFVSPDIAVCKKCSRELFDENDRRYLHPFINCTACGPRLTILDSMPYDRVRTSMGEFPMCPECGYEYTHPETRRYHAQPVCCNECGPELYILNSDIHGTEALLHAREVVRSGGIAAIKGIGGFHLCCDALNEEAVARLRRLKTRPQKPFAVMMRDLDTVRRHCVVTEEEEKLLDGHQKPIILLDRAEGCKLCPSVAPGNPAVGVMLPYAPVQLLLFSYPDGKEMPDCLVMTSGNVSGAPICRNDEEASAELSKLCDTVLSNNRKIRIRADDSVMSFFENKPYMVRRSRGYAPLPFISSVKYDSSVLAVGGELKNTFCLATHDLFYPSPYIGDLENLKSVRALSEAVQRMSEMLEIRPEAVACDMHPRYNSTEFAHSLGLPVIEVQHHYAHIAACMVENSFCGDAIGVSFDGTGYGLDGSIWGGEFLLANLSDFKRLGCLAPFRQAGGDASSREGWRIAVSLLLDALGSEEETAGANEILKLCDEKNLKTQFFMLGKNINTVKSTSCGRLFDAVSALLGIRRASTFEGEASMALQFASDENAKAVVPARISDGDVFFAETKELTAALYEGMKRGADVSSLAGGFHTWLAELILEGCRLSREKTGVSCAALSGGCFQNLLLLGKTKRLLEEDGFKVLIHSLVPPNDGGICLGQAAAAQERIKSGRLL from the coding sequence ATGAAAAGATTAAATATCCGCGTTTTCGGAATAGTGCAGGGAGTAGGCTTTCGTCCGTTCGTAAGCCGTGCCGCCGCGTCGGCGAAAATCACAGGTTCTGTCTGCAACAAGGGGCCGTACGTCGAAATTTTTGCGCAGGGCACGGACGAACAGTTGGAGCGTTTTATGTACAGCCTGAAGCACGAAGCGCCTGAACGCTCCGCAATACTTAAAATTGCGGCGAAAGAAATTCCTGCCGAAGAATGCGGAAGCTTTGAAATTATAGAAAGCGGGAAAGAGCGCGGCGACGTTTTCGTTTCGCCCGACATCGCAGTCTGCAAAAAATGCTCGCGCGAGCTTTTTGACGAAAACGACCGGCGCTATCTGCACCCGTTTATCAACTGCACGGCTTGCGGCCCCCGTCTCACCATTCTTGATTCCATGCCGTACGACAGGGTGCGGACGAGCATGGGCGAGTTTCCGATGTGCCCCGAATGCGGGTACGAATACACGCACCCCGAAACGCGCCGCTATCACGCGCAGCCGGTGTGCTGCAACGAATGCGGGCCTGAGCTTTACATACTGAATTCTGACATTCACGGAACCGAAGCGCTGCTGCACGCGCGCGAAGTGGTGCGCAGCGGCGGAATAGCGGCAATAAAAGGAATAGGCGGTTTTCATCTCTGTTGCGACGCTCTGAACGAAGAGGCGGTCGCGCGTCTGCGCCGTCTGAAAACGCGTCCGCAGAAGCCTTTTGCGGTTATGATGCGCGATTTGGACACGGTGCGCAGACATTGTGTTGTTACGGAAGAGGAAGAAAAACTGCTTGACGGACATCAGAAGCCGATTATTCTGCTTGACCGCGCGGAAGGCTGCAAACTCTGCCCCTCTGTGGCGCCGGGAAATCCTGCGGTGGGCGTCATGCTTCCGTATGCGCCCGTCCAGCTTCTGCTTTTTTCATATCCCGACGGAAAAGAAATGCCTGACTGCCTTGTAATGACGAGCGGAAACGTGTCCGGCGCCCCTATCTGCAGAAACGATGAAGAGGCATCGGCAGAGCTTTCGAAGCTTTGCGACACAGTACTTTCAAACAACAGGAAAATCCGCATACGCGCGGACGATTCAGTTATGTCCTTCTTTGAAAACAAGCCGTACATGGTGCGCCGTTCGAGAGGCTACGCGCCGCTGCCGTTTATTTCGTCCGTGAAATACGACAGCAGCGTGCTTGCGGTCGGCGGAGAACTCAAAAACACGTTCTGTCTTGCAACTCATGACCTTTTTTACCCGTCGCCCTACATCGGCGATTTGGAAAATCTTAAGAGCGTTAGGGCTCTTTCGGAAGCTGTACAGCGCATGTCGGAAATGCTTGAAATCAGGCCGGAGGCAGTTGCCTGCGATATGCACCCGCGCTACAATTCCACGGAATTCGCGCACAGCCTCGGGCTTCCGGTGATTGAAGTACAGCACCATTACGCGCATATCGCAGCCTGTATGGTTGAAAATAGTTTCTGCGGCGACGCAATAGGCGTCTCCTTCGACGGCACGGGCTACGGGCTTGACGGAAGTATCTGGGGCGGGGAATTTCTGCTTGCAAATCTCTCTGATTTTAAGAGACTCGGTTGTCTTGCGCCGTTCAGACAGGCAGGCGGCGACGCTTCCTCGCGCGAGGGCTGGAGAATAGCGGTATCGCTGCTGCTTGACGCGCTCGGAAGCGAAGAAGAAACTGCCGGGGCAAACGAAATTCTGAAGCTTTGCGACGAAAAAAATCTGAAAACGCAGTTCTTCATGCTCGGCAAAAATATAAATACAGTGAAATCAACCAGCTGCGGCAGACTGTTTGACGCCGTTTCGGCACTGCTCGGAATACGCCGCGCCTCGACCTTTGAGGGAGAAGCGTCAATGGCTCTGCAGTTTGCGTCGGACGAAAACGCCAAAGCGGTTGTCCCGGCGCGTATCTCTGACGGAGACGTGTTTTTTGCGGAAACAAAAGAACTGACTGCCGCGCTTTACGAAGGAATGAAACGAGGCGCAGACGTAAGCAGCCTCGCCGGAGGCTTCCATACGTGGCTCGCGGAGCTGATACTTGAAGGCTGCCGCCTCTCGCGCGAAAAAACAGGCGTAAGCTGCGCCGCGTTATCCGGAGGCTGTTTCCAGAATCTGCTGCTGCTTGGCAAAACAAAGCGGCTGCTTGAAGAGGACGGCTTTAAAGTGCTGATACATTCTCTTGTGCCGCCGAACGACGGAGGAATATGTCTCGGACAGGCTGCGGCAGCGCAGGAGAGAATAAAAAGCGGCAGGCTGTTATAA